The Arachis duranensis cultivar V14167 chromosome 2, aradu.V14167.gnm2.J7QH, whole genome shotgun sequence genome has a window encoding:
- the LOC107475252 gene encoding uncharacterized protein LOC107475252: protein MSTHGRGHGRGRGRIGNAMPEAIGNNPNPVDFIAALGNMAAAMQATAEVLGNQINNGNNGNNGDEGPIMLSSFLKVHPPTFRGTSNPTDADKWIQAIERALQAQQGEAQHWWQGMRCILQPDGVVIFWDLFQTEFYKKYFPSSVKNAKKLEPLQLKQGQMTVTEYTSRFEELCHFLRICQGTPEDFAEWKCIKYNGGLRSDILSFVAPMEIRVFSELVNKSRIAEECVRITAVEKNDNQESRRRDHHQNLAPRSQEFKRTKNYRPNRQHKNKQGLCYRCESPGHLVKDCLSPRGGNT from the exons ATGTCGACTCACGGACGCGGACACGGGCGAGGTAGAGGAAGAATAGGAAATGCTATGCCAGAAGCAATAGGGAATAATCCTAACCCTGTAGACTTCATAGCTGCCCTAGGGAATATGGCCGCGGCAATGCAAGCGACAGCCGAAGTCCTAGGCAACCAAATAAATAATGGGAATAATGGCAACAACGGCGATGAGGGTCCTATTATGCTTTCTTCCTTCCTGAAAGTTCATCCTCCGACCTTCAGAGGAACCTCGAACCCTACCGATGCGGATAAATGGATTCAAGCCATTGAGAGAGCATTACAGGCTCAGCAG GGTGAGGCTCAGCATTGGTGGCAGGGCATGaggtgtattctgcagcctgaTGGAGTTGTAATTTTTTGGGACTTGTTCCAAACAGAAttttataagaagtactttcccaGTTCAGTAAAAAATGCTAAGAAACTTGAACCGCTTCAGTTGAAACAAGGCCAGATGACTGTTACTGAGTACACTAGTAGGTTTGAGGAATTGTGTCATTTTTTACGGATTTGTCAAGGCACTCCTGAAGATTTTGCTGAGTGGAAATGTATCAAGTATAACGGAGGCCTTCGAAGTGATATTCTGAGCTTTGTTGCACCGATGGAGATCAGGGTGTTTTCTGAACTTGTGAACAAGAGTCGAATAGCTGAAGAATGTGTGAGGATCACAGCCGTGGAAAAGAATGATAATCAGGAGTCCCGCCGAAGAGATCACCATCAGAATTTGGCACCAAGGAGTCAAGAATTCAAGAGGACTAAGAACTACCGACCCAATAGGCAGCATAAAAATAAGCAAGGTCTGTGTTACCGGTGCGAATCACCCGGGCATCTAGTTAAGGACTGTCTTAGTCCACGTGGTGGAAACACATGA